A stretch of Methylogaea oryzae DNA encodes these proteins:
- a CDS encoding proteasome-type protease, with protein MTYCVGLLLESGLVLASDTRTNAGVDHVSTFPKMTVFSVPGERLLVTLTSGNLAISQAVINRLHKQIQEGALPNLHSVASLADAAKVVGDALRAVHEDDAEYLRKHSAEFIQSIILGGQIRGERPRLFNVYAAGNFIEAVPETPYFQIGETKYGKPILDRVIGNRSSLEEAAKCALLSFDSTIRSNLSVGMPIDIFLYRADSFSDAGQIRITDSDAYFNRLRKGWAEGLKKVFAALPDPDWF; from the coding sequence ATGACCTACTGTGTCGGCCTATTACTCGAATCCGGCCTGGTGCTCGCCTCCGACACCCGCACCAACGCCGGCGTGGACCACGTCTCCACCTTCCCGAAAATGACCGTGTTTTCCGTCCCCGGCGAGCGTCTGCTGGTAACGCTGACTTCCGGCAACCTGGCCATATCCCAGGCGGTGATCAACCGGCTGCACAAGCAAATCCAGGAGGGCGCGCTGCCCAATCTGCACAGCGTCGCCAGCCTGGCCGACGCCGCCAAGGTGGTGGGCGATGCGCTGCGCGCCGTGCACGAAGACGATGCGGAGTATTTGCGCAAACACTCGGCGGAATTCATTCAGTCCATCATCCTGGGCGGCCAAATCCGCGGCGAGCGGCCCCGGCTGTTCAACGTCTACGCCGCCGGCAACTTCATCGAGGCCGTGCCGGAAACGCCCTATTTCCAAATCGGCGAAACCAAGTACGGCAAGCCGATCCTGGACCGGGTCATCGGCAACCGCAGCAGCCTGGAGGAAGCCGCCAAGTGCGCACTGCTGTCTTTCGACTCCACCATCCGCAGCAACCTGTCGGTCGGCATGCCCATAGATATTTTTCTCTACCGCGCCGACAGTTTCAGCGACGCAGGCCAAATCCGCATCACCGACAGCGATGCGTATTTCAACCGGCTGCGCAAAGGCTGGGCGGAGGGATTGAAGAAGGTGTTCGCGGCATTGCCGGACCCCGACTGGTTCTAG
- a CDS encoding GNAT family N-acetyltransferase, translating to MPSLAAAQDAISVARPRRFEAIVTRDPALVRAAQKLRYRVFVEEMGAVIHTPHYGLDWDEIDDHCDHLIVIDNQTGAIVGTTRLLNDRQAKRLGRYYSEGEFGLEGVLGLEGRFLEIGRTCVDRNVRGGAVLTCLWGVLADYAAAGGYDYLMGCASIPAGPSGFAVEAVYQQLAAEQLGPASLNVQPRLPVPEDMRCQRDECGIPPLLKTYLRLGAWICGEPCWDPDFKVMDLFVLLPLSRMQARYERHYLSQRANEPGGTIAALA from the coding sequence ATGCCGTCGCTCGCCGCCGCTCAAGACGCCATCAGCGTCGCCCGTCCCCGCCGTTTCGAAGCCATCGTCACGCGGGATCCCGCCCTGGTGCGCGCCGCCCAAAAACTGCGTTATCGCGTTTTCGTCGAGGAAATGGGCGCCGTCATCCACACGCCGCACTACGGCCTGGACTGGGACGAAATCGACGACCACTGCGATCACCTGATCGTCATCGACAATCAAACCGGCGCCATCGTCGGCACCACCCGATTGCTCAACGACCGACAGGCCAAACGCCTGGGCCGCTATTACTCGGAAGGGGAATTCGGCCTGGAAGGCGTGTTGGGCCTGGAAGGGCGTTTTCTGGAAATCGGCCGAACCTGCGTGGACCGCAACGTCCGCGGCGGCGCCGTCTTGACCTGCCTGTGGGGCGTGCTGGCGGATTACGCCGCCGCCGGCGGTTACGATTACCTGATGGGCTGCGCCAGCATCCCGGCCGGCCCCAGCGGCTTCGCCGTGGAAGCGGTCTACCAACAGCTCGCCGCCGAACAATTGGGACCCGCCAGCCTCAACGTGCAGCCGCGGCTACCGGTGCCTGAGGACATGCGCTGCCAGCGGGACGAATGCGGCATCCCGCCGCTGTTGAAAACCTACCTGCGCCTGGGCGCCTGGATTTGCGGGGAACCCTGCTGGGATCCGGACTTCAAGGTCATGGACCTGTTCGTGCTGCTCCCCCTGAGCCGGATGCAGGCCCGTTACGAACGCCACTACCTCAGCCAGCGCGCCAATGAGCCCGGCGGCACGATTGCGGCGCTGGCATAG
- a CDS encoding RMD1 family protein, whose product MAAHLSVRAWFLGARIDIRELERTQVLALAPLTIAAGKQGWAVVFRFGVVVLFGLSAVEEAETLSGISGFVTGMLDEPELEATEIVIDAGQPEQINAEGRLVLANTGVARLQMVAQALAKSAVLSHYEKAVASTFERFERLVEQLRQGLTPRRGRDVLNEIGKALSILTRTVGRVEITEKPELTWDDPGLDRLYQRLAVEYELHDRDLALSRKLDLLWRIAETYLDLVNNRQGHRVEWYIVALIVIEIVLTLLDKLHFWPAG is encoded by the coding sequence ATGGCCGCACACCTGAGCGTCCGCGCCTGGTTTCTAGGGGCCCGCATCGACATCCGCGAGCTGGAACGAACCCAGGTACTGGCTTTGGCGCCGCTCACCATCGCGGCGGGCAAGCAAGGCTGGGCGGTGGTGTTTCGCTTCGGCGTGGTGGTTTTGTTCGGCTTGAGCGCGGTGGAGGAAGCGGAAACCCTAAGCGGCATCTCCGGTTTCGTCACCGGGATGCTGGACGAGCCCGAACTGGAAGCGACGGAAATCGTCATCGACGCGGGCCAACCGGAGCAGATCAACGCCGAAGGACGGCTGGTGCTGGCCAACACCGGCGTCGCCCGCCTGCAAATGGTGGCCCAAGCCTTGGCCAAAAGCGCGGTGCTGTCCCACTACGAAAAAGCCGTAGCCAGCACCTTCGAGCGCTTCGAGCGGCTGGTGGAACAGCTGCGCCAAGGGCTCACCCCCCGGCGCGGCCGCGACGTGCTCAACGAAATCGGCAAAGCGCTGAGCATATTGACGCGCACCGTGGGCCGGGTGGAAATCACCGAGAAACCGGAGTTGACCTGGGACGATCCCGGCCTGGACCGGCTCTATCAGCGTCTCGCGGTGGAATACGAACTGCACGACCGCGACTTGGCCCTATCGCGCAAACTGGACCTGCTCTGGCGTATCGCCGAAACCTATTTGGACTTGGTCAACAACCGCCAGGGACACCGGGTGGAGTGGTACATCGTGGCGCTCATCGTCATCGAAATCGTGCTGACGCTGCTGGACAAGCTGCATTTTTGGCCGGCCGGCTGA
- a CDS encoding acetate/propionate family kinase, with translation MLTLALNSGSSSIKYRLLRMPEAVTQASGLVEGIGESEGRFTCRRGGENAAPTRSTLPIADHRQGLALIFDSLGDLPENGLAVGHRVVHGGGLFDQAALIDDGVAAKIADLQSLAPLHNPPNLLGIQACRTLWPHVPQVAVFDTAFHHTLPPHAYHYALPRRLSDDRGLRRYGFHGISVQSALKRAAAQLGRQPERLNLIVLHLGNGASVTAVKEGRSVDTSMGMTPLAGLMMGSRCGDIDPGLLLHLLQQGELDARSLEHLLTRQSGFNGVCGDNDVRHILARAGEGDAAAQLALDMYAHQIKKYIGAYWAVLGEVDALVFTGGIGENAGEVRAAALRGLQGLGVDLDPAKNAAACAEPRAIHGEGSRTAVLVIPADEEKEVAEQTYRLVAAASA, from the coding sequence ATGCTGACCCTAGCCCTCAACTCCGGCAGTTCCTCCATCAAGTACCGGCTCTTGCGAATGCCGGAAGCCGTTACCCAGGCCAGCGGCCTCGTCGAAGGCATCGGCGAAAGCGAAGGCCGCTTCACCTGCCGGCGCGGCGGCGAAAACGCCGCCCCCACACGCAGCACCCTCCCCATCGCCGACCATCGCCAAGGCCTGGCGCTGATTTTCGACAGCCTGGGCGACCTGCCGGAAAACGGCTTGGCCGTCGGCCACCGGGTAGTGCACGGCGGCGGCCTGTTCGACCAAGCCGCCCTCATCGACGACGGCGTGGCGGCGAAAATCGCCGACCTCCAGTCTCTGGCGCCGCTGCACAACCCGCCCAACCTGCTCGGCATTCAAGCCTGCCGGACCCTGTGGCCCCACGTACCCCAGGTGGCGGTGTTCGACACCGCTTTCCACCACACGCTGCCGCCCCACGCCTACCACTATGCCCTGCCCCGCCGCCTCAGCGACGACCGGGGCCTGCGCCGCTACGGCTTCCACGGCATTTCCGTGCAATCGGCGCTGAAGCGCGCGGCGGCGCAGCTGGGCAGGCAACCCGAACGGCTGAACCTGATCGTGCTGCACCTGGGCAACGGCGCCAGCGTCACCGCCGTCAAGGAAGGCCGCAGCGTCGACACCTCCATGGGCATGACGCCCCTGGCCGGCCTGATGATGGGCAGCCGCTGCGGCGACATCGACCCGGGCCTGCTGCTGCACCTGCTGCAACAAGGCGAATTGGACGCGCGCAGCCTGGAACATCTGCTAACCCGTCAAAGCGGTTTCAACGGCGTCTGCGGCGACAACGACGTGCGCCACATCCTGGCCCGCGCCGGCGAAGGGGACGCGGCCGCCCAGCTGGCGCTGGACATGTACGCCCATCAAATCAAGAAATACATCGGCGCCTACTGGGCCGTGCTCGGCGAGGTGGACGCCCTCGTCTTCACCGGCGGCATCGGCGAGAACGCCGGCGAAGTCCGCGCCGCCGCCCTGCGCGGCTTACAAGGCCTGGGCGTCGATTTGGATCCGGCGAAAAACGCCGCCGCCTGCGCCGAACCGCGCGCTATCCATGGCGAAGGGAGCCGAACCGCCGTCCTGGTCATCCCCGCCGACGAGGAAAAGGAAGTCGCCGAACAAACCTACCGGCTTGTCGCCGCCGCAAGCGCCTGA
- a CDS encoding phosphoketolase family protein has product MTNTSTVTPQDLSAFGPARATVPGAPLSADELRQTHAFWRACNYLALGMIYLQDNPLLKEPLKPEHIKNRLLGHWGSSPGLSFAYTHMNRAIKKYDFEAIFMAGPGHGAPGVLAPVYLEGAYSDIYPDKSLDEEGLLRFFKQFSFPGGIGSHCTPETPGSIHEGGELGYVLSHACGAAFDNPDLIVAAVVGDGEAETGPLATSWHISKFLNPIRDGAVLPILNLNGYKINNPTLLARISHEELENLFKGYGWTPYFVEGSDPDSMHQAMAATVDRCVEEIRAAQAEARRSGVAQRPRWPMIVLRSPKGWTMPSEVDGKKMEGFWRAHQVPVADVQKNPVHLKLLEDWLRSLKPEELFDSEGAPAAEIRALAPTGNRRMGANPQANGGVLKKALRLPDFRDYGIAIGKPGQIEAENTPPLGRFLRDIMRENMTNFRVFGPDENTSNKLGAVYEVSKKFWIAEYFPEDAGGTELAVDGRVMEMLSEHTMEGMLEGYLLTGRHGFFSTYEAFVHVIDSMFNQHAKWLAICNQLSWRKEIASLNLLITSTVWRQDHNGFTHQDPGFLDVVVNKSSAVTRIYLPPDVNSLLCVADHCLKSENYVNVIVSDKQQHLQYMDMDAAMAHCTKGVGIWEWASNDQGREPDMVMASAGDIPTLEALAAVAMLRDEFPDLKIRFVNVVDLFKLQPDSEHPHGLSERDFNSLFTEDKPIIFNFHGYPWLIHRLAYRRKNHGNLHVRGYKEKGNINTPLELAINNQIDRFSLAIDAIDRVPTLKTTGAHAKEKFRNQQIACKRYAHEHGVDMPEMVAWRWPF; this is encoded by the coding sequence ATGACCAACACCAGCACCGTAACGCCCCAGGACCTGTCGGCCTTCGGCCCCGCCCGCGCCACCGTGCCGGGCGCGCCGCTCAGCGCCGACGAGCTGCGCCAGACTCATGCCTTCTGGCGCGCCTGCAACTACCTGGCGCTGGGCATGATCTACCTGCAAGACAACCCGCTGCTGAAAGAACCCCTCAAGCCCGAGCACATCAAGAACCGCCTGCTGGGCCACTGGGGCTCCAGCCCCGGCCTGTCTTTCGCTTACACCCACATGAACCGGGCTATCAAGAAATACGACTTCGAAGCCATCTTCATGGCCGGCCCCGGCCACGGCGCGCCGGGCGTGCTGGCGCCGGTCTACCTGGAAGGTGCCTACTCGGACATCTACCCGGACAAGAGCCTGGACGAGGAAGGCCTGCTGCGCTTCTTCAAGCAGTTCTCCTTCCCCGGCGGCATCGGCAGCCACTGCACGCCGGAAACGCCCGGCTCCATCCACGAAGGCGGCGAACTGGGCTACGTGCTGTCCCACGCCTGCGGCGCGGCTTTCGACAATCCCGATTTGATCGTGGCCGCGGTGGTGGGCGACGGCGAGGCGGAAACGGGGCCTTTGGCCACCTCCTGGCACATCAGCAAATTCCTCAACCCGATCCGCGACGGCGCGGTGCTGCCGATCCTCAACCTCAACGGCTACAAGATCAACAACCCCACCCTGCTGGCGCGCATCAGCCACGAGGAGCTGGAAAACCTGTTCAAGGGCTACGGCTGGACGCCTTATTTCGTCGAAGGCTCGGACCCTGACAGCATGCACCAGGCCATGGCCGCCACGGTGGACCGCTGCGTGGAAGAAATCCGCGCCGCCCAGGCGGAAGCGCGCCGCAGCGGCGTGGCGCAACGCCCGCGCTGGCCGATGATCGTGCTGCGCAGCCCCAAGGGCTGGACCATGCCGTCCGAGGTCGACGGCAAGAAAATGGAAGGCTTCTGGCGCGCCCATCAGGTGCCGGTGGCGGACGTGCAGAAAAACCCTGTCCACCTCAAGCTGCTGGAAGACTGGCTGCGCAGCCTCAAGCCGGAAGAATTGTTCGACAGCGAAGGCGCGCCGGCGGCGGAAATCCGCGCCCTGGCCCCGACCGGCAACCGCCGCATGGGAGCCAATCCGCAAGCCAACGGCGGCGTGCTGAAAAAAGCCCTGCGCCTGCCGGACTTCCGCGACTACGGCATCGCCATCGGCAAGCCCGGCCAGATCGAGGCGGAGAACACTCCGCCCCTGGGCCGCTTCCTGCGCGACATCATGCGGGAAAACATGACCAATTTCCGCGTGTTCGGCCCGGACGAGAACACCTCCAACAAGCTGGGCGCGGTGTACGAAGTCAGCAAGAAATTCTGGATCGCCGAATACTTCCCGGAAGACGCCGGCGGCACCGAACTGGCGGTGGACGGCCGCGTCATGGAAATGCTCAGCGAGCACACCATGGAAGGCATGCTGGAAGGCTATCTGTTGACCGGCCGCCACGGCTTCTTCTCCACCTACGAAGCCTTCGTCCACGTCATCGACTCCATGTTCAACCAGCACGCCAAGTGGCTGGCCATCTGCAACCAGCTGTCCTGGCGCAAGGAGATCGCCTCCCTCAACCTGCTGATCACCTCCACCGTCTGGCGCCAGGACCACAACGGCTTCACCCACCAGGACCCCGGCTTCCTCGACGTGGTGGTGAACAAGAGCTCGGCGGTCACCCGCATCTACCTGCCGCCGGACGTGAACAGCCTGCTGTGCGTCGCCGACCACTGCCTGAAGAGCGAAAACTACGTCAACGTCATCGTTTCCGACAAGCAGCAGCACCTGCAATACATGGACATGGACGCCGCCATGGCCCACTGCACCAAGGGCGTGGGCATCTGGGAGTGGGCCAGCAACGACCAGGGCCGGGAGCCGGACATGGTGATGGCCTCGGCCGGCGACATCCCCACCCTGGAAGCCCTGGCCGCCGTCGCCATGCTGCGCGACGAGTTCCCCGACTTGAAAATCCGCTTCGTCAACGTGGTGGATCTGTTCAAGCTGCAACCGGACAGCGAGCACCCTCACGGCCTCAGCGAGCGGGACTTCAACAGCCTGTTCACCGAGGACAAGCCCATCATCTTCAACTTCCACGGCTATCCCTGGCTGATCCACCGCCTGGCCTACCGCCGCAAGAACCACGGCAACCTGCACGTGCGCGGCTACAAGGAAAAAGGCAACATCAACACGCCGCTGGAACTGGCCATCAACAACCAGATCGACCGTTTCAGCCTGGCCATCGACGCCATCGACCGGGTGCCGACGCTGAAGACCACCGGCGCCCACGCCAAGGAGAAGTTCCGCAACCAGCAGATCGCCTGCAAGCGCTACGCCCACGAACACGGCGTGGACATGCCGGAAATGGTCGCCTGGCGCTGGCCGTTCTGA
- a CDS encoding exosortase system-associated protein, TIGR04073 family: MKTMRKALVAGAIAAALSAPAFADYPSDVAEKFGRGLSNGALGWVEFGKNLYNEPVQHGPLYAPVGLLKGVAHAVGRTLVGAIDVASFLIPSPSFVQPNYVWEHMDTETSYGVK, encoded by the coding sequence ATGAAGACGATGCGTAAAGCCCTGGTCGCCGGCGCTATTGCCGCGGCCCTGTCCGCGCCCGCTTTCGCCGACTATCCCAGCGATGTGGCGGAAAAATTCGGCCGCGGCCTGTCCAACGGCGCCCTGGGCTGGGTTGAATTCGGCAAGAATCTTTACAACGAGCCGGTTCAGCATGGTCCCCTGTACGCGCCGGTCGGCCTGCTGAAAGGCGTGGCTCACGCTGTTGGCCGTACCTTGGTCGGCGCCATCGATGTTGCGTCTTTCCTGATCCCGTCTCCCTCCTTCGTGCAGCCCAACTACGTGTGGGAACACATGGATACGGAAACCAGCTACGGCGTGAAGTAA
- a CDS encoding alpha-E domain-containing protein: MLSRTADHLYWLARYIERAENTARMLDVTHRMSLVPNAAQSEAALWRPPVMIAGDLAAFEGEYGRYNAASVLRYMALDENNPSSIVSNLGRARENARAVRVSMSSEMWENVNALWLELRQRIRQGIGEGALSEFCDWVKSMSHLFRGVTYGTMLRDDGYRFLRLGTFIERADNTARLLDVKYHLLLPSPDDVGGAVDYYEWSALLRSVSAFEAYQKAFHDTIEPWKIAELLVLHSNMPRSLHACFDEITPILEKLCAARGWECLRQAGELHARLHYGRMEDIFQGGLHEFLQDFIAHNNALGAEIQRTFLNAPPH, encoded by the coding sequence ATGCTGAGCCGTACCGCTGACCACCTGTATTGGCTGGCGCGCTATATCGAACGCGCCGAGAACACCGCCCGCATGCTGGACGTGACCCACCGCATGTCCCTGGTGCCCAACGCAGCACAAAGCGAGGCGGCCCTGTGGCGGCCACCGGTGATGATCGCCGGCGACTTGGCCGCTTTCGAAGGCGAATACGGCCGGTACAACGCCGCCAGCGTGCTGCGCTACATGGCCCTGGACGAGAACAACCCGTCCAGCATCGTCAGCAACCTGGGCCGGGCGCGGGAAAACGCCCGCGCCGTGCGCGTGTCCATGTCCTCGGAAATGTGGGAAAACGTCAACGCCCTATGGCTGGAACTGCGCCAGCGCATCCGCCAAGGCATCGGCGAGGGCGCTTTGAGCGAGTTCTGCGACTGGGTGAAATCCATGTCGCACCTGTTCCGCGGCGTCACCTACGGCACCATGCTGCGCGACGACGGCTACCGCTTCCTGCGCCTGGGCACATTCATCGAGCGGGCCGACAACACCGCCCGTCTGCTGGACGTGAAATACCATTTGCTGCTGCCGTCGCCGGACGATGTGGGCGGCGCGGTGGACTACTACGAATGGAGCGCCCTGCTGCGTTCGGTGTCGGCCTTCGAGGCCTACCAGAAGGCGTTCCACGACACCATCGAGCCGTGGAAAATCGCCGAACTGCTGGTGCTGCACAGCAATATGCCGCGCTCGCTGCACGCCTGCTTCGACGAAATCACCCCCATCCTGGAAAAGCTCTGCGCCGCGCGCGGCTGGGAATGCCTGCGCCAGGCCGGCGAGCTGCACGCCCGGTTGCACTACGGCCGCATGGAAGACATCTTCCAGGGCGGCCTGCACGAGTTCCTACAGGACTTCATCGCCCACAACAACGCCCTGGGCGCGGAAATCCAGCGCACTTTCCTCAACGCCCCACCCCACTGA
- a CDS encoding transglutaminase family protein, with the protein MHLTIEHSTRYVYDAPVDYSIQQLRLTPRDGFGQRVKRWHLRVNGQMQQHADAYGNAIHTLVVDRPHHEVTITACGEVETGLDLPPAAERLPLQVYLRSTPLTAVDGALSAFAARFAGGRRNRRLDNLMHAVRERIAYRRHVTDTQTSAAQAFALGEGVCQDHAHVFIACCRHLGVPARYVSGYLFTGDGSLVESHAWADAWQEDGWRSYDVANGQRANGSHVRLAAGLDYRDACPVSGIRRGGDGERMAVQVQIAQQ; encoded by the coding sequence ATGCATCTGACCATCGAACACAGCACCCGCTACGTCTACGACGCTCCGGTGGATTATTCCATCCAGCAACTGCGCCTGACGCCCCGCGACGGTTTCGGCCAGCGGGTCAAGCGCTGGCACCTGCGGGTGAACGGCCAGATGCAGCAGCACGCCGACGCTTACGGCAACGCCATCCACACCCTGGTGGTGGACCGCCCCCACCACGAAGTGACCATCACCGCCTGCGGCGAGGTGGAAACCGGCCTGGACCTGCCGCCCGCCGCCGAACGCTTGCCGCTGCAAGTGTATTTGCGCAGCACCCCGCTGACCGCCGTGGACGGCGCGCTGTCCGCCTTCGCCGCCCGTTTCGCCGGCGGCCGGCGGAACCGCCGACTGGACAACCTGATGCACGCCGTGCGCGAGCGGATCGCCTACCGGCGCCACGTCACCGACACCCAGACCAGCGCCGCCCAAGCCTTCGCCCTGGGCGAAGGGGTGTGCCAGGACCACGCCCATGTCTTCATCGCCTGCTGCCGCCACCTAGGCGTGCCGGCCCGCTACGTCAGCGGCTATTTGTTCACCGGGGACGGCAGCCTGGTGGAAAGCCACGCCTGGGCCGACGCCTGGCAGGAAGACGGCTGGCGCAGCTACGACGTTGCCAACGGCCAACGGGCCAACGGCAGCCATGTGCGGCTGGCCGCCGGCCTGGACTACCGCGACGCCTGCCCCGTCAGCGGCATTCGGCGCGGCGGGGACGGCGAGCGCATGGCGGTTCAAGTGCAGATTGCCCAGCAATAA
- a CDS encoding GGDEF domain-containing protein codes for MKQLLPQMATFPPEAAQSRDAVLGESEMAQLLDRILREEQLTAVFHPIVCPGRQEIYGYEGLIRGPANTPFHNPMFLFETATRQQRLLELDFLCRKTVIRRFARLGLPGKLFINVSPVSLLYEDFVNGRTLQYLEAEGLNPGRVVIEITETHQIDDIHLMQTALLHYRSMGFMVALDDLGAGYSGLTLWSQMNPDFVKIDRHFVQGIDEDRAKRQFVKSIIEIAQSLGCRTVTEGVETRAEYEAVCALGANLVQGYYLERPHAVPPVVIAPERLAFEAPRPMQFKATAECLLQPLMQVPDDTLVEAVDELFRRRKSDAKSEDAIDAALADMDEGVGELIRGHVSSIAVVRDGEPLGLVLRDEFMNVLASRYGRELHGRKPISKFMTRRVLIVDKATPLEKVSKYLTNAVDHYMDEFIITDQGKCVGRGTLIDLLRRITDQQIYTARYANPLTLLPGNVLIHKQLDQLLEEGASFVAAYCDVDHFKPFNDVYGYALGDDIIRCLAGLLEDSAGEDDFVGHVGGDDFIVLFKSADWRERCRRLLEQFEERIPLFYNPRDRENGGIETEDRFGIKRHFPFMALSLGLVRVDPAQGWTKERFAEKVAEAKRQAKKLEGNASYLVDEAG; via the coding sequence ATGAAACAGCTCCTGCCCCAGATGGCCACGTTTCCGCCGGAAGCGGCCCAGTCCCGCGACGCCGTCCTCGGAGAAAGCGAGATGGCGCAACTGCTCGACCGCATTTTGCGGGAGGAACAGCTAACCGCGGTTTTCCATCCCATCGTATGTCCCGGCCGGCAGGAAATTTACGGCTACGAGGGCTTGATCCGCGGCCCGGCCAATACGCCGTTCCACAACCCGATGTTCCTGTTCGAAACCGCCACCCGCCAGCAGCGGTTGCTGGAACTGGACTTCCTTTGCCGTAAAACGGTGATTCGCCGATTCGCGCGGCTGGGACTGCCGGGCAAGCTGTTTATCAACGTCAGTCCCGTGTCGCTGTTGTACGAGGATTTCGTCAACGGCCGCACCTTGCAGTACCTGGAGGCGGAGGGGTTGAATCCGGGGCGGGTGGTGATCGAAATCACCGAAACCCACCAGATCGACGACATCCACTTGATGCAGACCGCGCTGCTGCACTACCGCAGCATGGGCTTCATGGTGGCCTTGGACGACCTGGGGGCGGGCTATTCCGGCTTGACCCTGTGGTCGCAGATGAACCCGGATTTCGTCAAAATCGACCGGCATTTCGTCCAGGGCATTGACGAGGACCGGGCCAAGCGCCAGTTCGTCAAATCCATCATCGAAATCGCCCAGTCCCTGGGCTGCCGCACCGTCACCGAAGGCGTGGAAACCCGCGCGGAATACGAAGCGGTGTGCGCCTTGGGCGCCAACCTGGTGCAGGGCTATTACCTGGAGCGGCCCCATGCGGTGCCGCCCGTCGTGATCGCCCCGGAACGCCTGGCGTTCGAGGCGCCGCGTCCCATGCAGTTCAAGGCCACGGCGGAGTGCCTGTTACAGCCCCTCATGCAGGTGCCGGACGACACCCTGGTGGAGGCGGTGGACGAGCTGTTCCGTCGCCGCAAGAGCGACGCCAAGTCCGAGGATGCCATCGACGCGGCCTTGGCCGACATGGACGAGGGCGTCGGCGAGCTGATCCGTGGCCACGTGTCGTCCATCGCCGTGGTGCGCGACGGCGAGCCGCTGGGGCTGGTGCTGCGGGACGAATTCATGAACGTCTTGGCCAGCCGTTACGGCCGCGAGCTGCACGGCCGCAAGCCCATCAGCAAATTCATGACGCGGCGGGTGCTCATCGTCGACAAGGCCACGCCGCTGGAGAAGGTGAGCAAATACCTCACCAACGCCGTGGACCATTACATGGACGAATTCATCATCACCGACCAGGGCAAATGCGTGGGGCGCGGCACGCTGATCGACCTGCTGCGCCGCATCACCGACCAGCAGATTTATACGGCCCGCTACGCCAACCCGCTCACCCTGCTGCCGGGCAACGTGCTGATCCACAAGCAATTGGATCAGCTGTTGGAGGAGGGCGCGTCATTCGTGGCGGCCTATTGCGACGTGGACCACTTCAAGCCGTTCAACGACGTGTACGGCTACGCCCTGGGCGACGACATCATCCGCTGCCTGGCGGGGTTGCTGGAGGACAGCGCCGGCGAGGACGACTTTGTCGGCCACGTGGGCGGCGACGATTTCATCGTGCTGTTCAAAAGCGCCGACTGGCGCGAACGCTGCCGGCGTTTGCTGGAACAGTTCGAGGAGCGGATTCCTCTTTTCTACAATCCCCGGGACCGGGAGAACGGCGGTATCGAGACGGAAGACCGTTTCGGCATCAAGCGCCATTTCCCGTTCATGGCGCTGTCGCTGGGATTGGTCCGGGTGGACCCGGCCCAGGGCTGGACCAAGGAGCGTTTCGCCGAAAAAGTGGCCGAGGCCAAGAGGCAAGCGAAAAAGCTGGAAGGCAACGCCAGTTATCTGGTGGACGAGGCGGGTTAG